One Phocoena sinus isolate mPhoSin1 chromosome 14, mPhoSin1.pri, whole genome shotgun sequence genomic region harbors:
- the VPS4B gene encoding vacuolar protein sorting-associated protein 4B — protein sequence MASTSSNLQKAIDLASKAAQEDKAGNYEEALQLYQHAVQYFLHVVKYEAQGDKAKQSIRAKCTEYLDRAEKLKEYLKKKEKKPQKPVKEGQPSPADEKGNDSDGEGESDDPEKKKLQSQLQGAIVIERPNVKWSDVAGLEGAKEALKEAVILPIKFPHLFTGKRTPWRGILLFGPPGTGKSYLAKAVATEANNSTFFSISSSDLVSKWLGESEKQVKYLFQLARENKPSIIFIDEIDSLCGSRSENESEAARRIKTEFLVQMQGVGVDNNGILVLGATNIPWVLDSAIRRRFEKRIYIPLPEAHARAAMFKLHLGTTQNSLTEADVRELGKKTEGYSGADISVIVRDALMQPVRKVQSATHFKKVCGPSQADPNNIVDDLLTPCSPGDPGAIEMTWMDVPGDKLLEPVVCMSDMLRSLSSTKPTVNEHDLLKLKKFTEDFGQEG from the exons AAAGCGATAGATCTTGCTAGCAAAGCAGCCCAGGAAGACAAAGCTGGGAACTACGAGGAAGCCCTTCAACTCTACCAACACGCTGTACAGTATTTTCTCCATGTAGTTAAAT ATGAAGCACAGGGTGATAAAGCCAAGCAAAGTATCAGGGCTAAGTGTACAGAGTATCTTGATAGAGCAGAAAAACTGAAGGAGTAcctgaagaagaaggagaaaaaaccacAGAAGCCAGTGAAAGAGGGACAGCCAAGTCCAGCTGATGAGAAGGG gAATGACAGTGATGGGGAAGGAGAATCTGATGatcctgaaaaaaagaaactacagagtCAACTTCAAG GCGCCATTGTTATAGAGCGACCAAATGTGAAATGGAGCGATGTTGCCGGTCTCGAAGGAGCCAAAGAAGCACTGAAAGAGGCTGTGATATTGCCTATtaaatttcctcatctctttACGG GCAAGAGAACACCTTGGAGGGGAATCCTGTTATTTGGGCCACCTGGAACAGGAAAATCCTATTTGGCCAAAGCTGTAGCAACAGAAGCAAACAACTCAACATTTTTCTCAATATCTTCGTCTGACCTTGTTTCTAAGTGGCTAGGTGAAAGTGAAAA gcaaGTTAAGTACTTATTCCAACTTGCCAGAGAGAATAAACCTTCCATTATCTTCATTGATGAAATTGATTCTCTGTGTGGTTCAAGAAGTGAAAATGAAAGTGAAGCTGCACGTAGAATTAAGACAGAGTTCCTGGTTCAAATGCAAG GGGTTGGCGTGGACAACAATGGAATTTTGGTTCTGGGAGCTACAAATATACCCTGGGTTCTGGATTCTGCCATTAGGCGAAG atttgAGAAACGAATTTATATTCCTTTGCCTGAGGCCCATGCCCGAGCAGCAATGTTTAAACTGCACTTGGGGACCACTCAGAACAGTCTAACAGAAGCAGATGTCCGGGAACTTGGGAAGAAAACTGAAGGCTATTCAGGGGCAGACATAAGTGTCATTGTACGTGATGCACTTATGCAGCCAGTTAGGAAAGTACAGTCAGCTactcattttaaaaag GTTTGCGGACCTTCACAAGCTGATCCTAACAACATAGTAGATGATCTGCTAACGCCCTGTTCTCCAGGTGATCCTGGTGCCATTGAGATGACGTGGATGGATGTCCCTGGGGATAAACTTTTGGAGCCAGTTGTTTGCATG TCGGATATGTTACGGTCACTATCTAGCACAAAGCCCACAGTCAATGAGCATGACTTGTTGAAATTAAAGAAGTTTACAGAAGATTTTGGCCAAGAAGGCTAG